Proteins encoded in a region of the Uloborus diversus isolate 005 chromosome 1, Udiv.v.3.1, whole genome shotgun sequence genome:
- the LOC129225030 gene encoding LOW QUALITY PROTEIN: uncharacterized protein LOC129225030 (The sequence of the model RefSeq protein was modified relative to this genomic sequence to represent the inferred CDS: inserted 1 base in 1 codon): protein MEEGFQKAATDNLPKITEEMIMRFFSANQHFYTAEIRGVKVQRSARESYSDNAVGYVQVRREGSICTTKAKITPEHKIKKKAYTVSLICDEAEENIVSLQCEGCAASAGGCKHTVAFLFWVHRKCSTPSPTEVECYWKRSKLAAVGSSVKFLHASKLGKKCVKDLPPKNPTILLECIQQNEEHLRNSQLGNYYVEVSXSRKVSIHRVMVEFSVGEIGSTADEFLNHIKEQLTIDICHQVAAQSTEQSKCPLWHELRYGRITASKLHEASRCTTLSGSLVEKILGAKFRPTEAIKRGIRLEPEVIQEIEKKYQIQVKHTGLMLHPEFPVFGASPDGISTDFVVEVKCPTSEETMKKYIVNNKPTEKFYAQMQLQMLFANKPKALFCVAHPNFEKSRNTTEIMIEKDVIYCENLMGKALLFWKTAVFPKIFQSCK from the exons ATGGAAGAAGGGTTCCAAAAAGCTGCAACGGATAATTTGCCGAAAATAACTGAGGAAATGATCATGCGATTCTTCTCGGCAAATCAACATTTTTATACGGCTGAAATCAGAGGTGTGAAAGTTCAGAG GTCAGCAAGAGAGTCTTACAGTGACAATGCAGTGGGTTATGTGCAGGTAAGACGAGAAGGCAGTATCTGCACAACCAAGGCGAAAATAACCCCAgagcataaaattaaaaagaaagcatACACTGTCTCCTTAATTTGTGATGAGGCAGAAGAAAATATAGTTTCGTTGCAGTGTGAAGGTTGTGCTGCAAGTGCAGGTGGCTGCAAGCATACGGTTGCATTTCTTTTCTGGGTGCACAGAAAATGCTCGACCCCATCCCCAACAGAAGTAGAATGCTACTGGAAAAGGTCCAAGTTGGCAGCAGTTGGGTCATCGGTAAAGTTTTTACATGCCTCCAAATTAGGAAAGAAATGTGTAAAAGATCTCCCACCAAAAAATCCCACAATTTTGCTGGAATGCATTCAGCAAAATGAAGAGCATCTCCGAAATTCCCAGTTGGGAAATTATTATGTAGAAGTAA GCAGCAGAAAAGTGTCAATTCATCGTGTAATGGTGGAATTTTCTGTTGGAGAAATTGGCAGTACAGCAGATGAATTCCTAAACCACATTAAAGAACAACTTACAATTGACATTTGTCATCAAGTAGCCGCACAATCTACTGAGCAGAGCAAATGTCCCCTGTGGCATGAGCTGCGTTACGGGAGGATAACTGCTTCAAAATTACATGAAGCATCAAGGTGCACCACTTTAAGCGGAAGCTTAGTTGAGAAGATCCTGGGAGCCAAGTTTCGCCCCACGGAAGCGATCAAAAGGGGGATTCGTCTTGAACCTGAAGTTATACAGGAAATcgagaaaaaatatcaaattcaagTGAAACACACTGGTTTAATGCTTCACCCTGAATTTCCAGTTTTTGGAGCATCCCCAGATGGGATTTCAACAGACTTCGTAGTGGAAGTCAAGTGTCCTACTTCAGAAGAGAcgatgaaaaaatatattgtaaataaTAAGCCCACGGAAAAATTTTATGCCCAAATGCAGTTACAAATGCTGTTTGCAAACAAGCCAAAGGCATTATTTTGCGTAGCACacccaaattttgaaaaaagtaggaaCACTAcggaaataatgattgaaaaagaTGTTATTTATTGTGAAAACTTAATGGGTAAAGCACTATTATTTTGGAAAACAGCAGTTTTTCCAAAAATCTTTCaaagttgtaaataa
- the LOC129225127 gene encoding uncharacterized protein LOC129225127: MPNRYKYCIVPMCTNSTSKAPNKVFFDVPRNKTDRQRWCFAMKRLSETSVRNVCQDHFDLENDTENFFQHQLQGAKLKLKKGVLPHVFTCQKYQPPAKSTIRAAKRQRKEAVADMLKNCPQVLSNDASTSDDGCNSDVPADDNKCPAEDLERHGDKGCQVKPTYRSKSTCTNIIQVDFGCTACPNVLDKACQTMPEVQQHSINEEQCRIDATDSDVCNESSDFSCNESPGSDYEPEEDDRAEKLLLRSCMMKAIRKKSFMCLGIPDEKQFLIEFLSKHSNSSELNIIITLKKIRMNETYENLAMLFGMSLNNVARIFQETLHKVAGVLQNFIIWPSDTKSLKLSLPIAFRRNFFNVQSIIDCFEIPIEKPSNAVNQSLTWSEYYKSNTLKYLVSCTPDGTVNFISQGYGGRTTDAAIVEDSGYLQMLFPQLDVMADRGFKNISHLLQQRQCNLIRPPSVSQNEAMSAEEVQLTKQIAAVRIHVERVISRLRIFAILSKHTCVDNHLLQLFDKILIVVCGLINFQNKLIKI, from the exons ATGCCTAACAGATACAAGTATTGTATTGTGCCAATGTGCACAAATTCCACCAGTAAAGCTccaaacaaagtattttttgatgtgccAAGAAATAAGACTGACAGACAAAGATGGTGCTTCGCAATGAAGCGTCTCTCAGAAACTTCTGTTCGAAATGTCTGCCAAGATCACTTTGAT ctTGAGAATGATACTGAGAACTTCTTTCAACATCAACTGCAAGGCgctaaattaaaattgaaaaaaggagTTCTGCCTCACGTATTTACTTGCCAGAAATATCAGCCTCCAGCAAAATCCACCATACGAGCAGCTAAGAGGCAGCGAAAAGAAGCTGTTGCAGATATGCTAAAAAATTGTCCACAGGTGTTATCAAATGATGCAAGTACCAGTGACGATGGATGTAATTCTGATGTTCCTGCTGATGACAACAAATGCCCAGCGGAAGACCTTGAAAGACATGGTGACAAAGGTTGTCAAGTCAAACCTACTTATCGTAGTAAATCAACTTGCACCAACATCATCCAAGTTGATTTCGGCTGCACAGCCTGTCCAAATGTTCTGGATAAAGCTTGCCAGACAATGCCAGAAGTGCAGCAGCATTCAATTAATGAAGAGCAATGCAGAATTGATGCCACAGATAGTGACGTTTGCAATGAAAGTAGTGACTTCTCATGCAATGAATCGCCTGGTTCTGATTATGAACCGGAAGAAGATGACAGGGCAGAAAAATTGCTTTTGCGTTCATGCATGATGAAAgccattagaaaaaaatctttcatgtGTTTAGGTATTCCAGATGAGAAACAGTTTTTAATTGAGTTTTTGTCGAAGCATTCAAATTCATCAGAGCTGAATATAATAATCACCCTGAAAAAAATCAGGATGAATGAAACTTACGAAAATCTTGCAATGTTATTTGGCATGTCTCTCAATAATGTTGCTCGAATTTTCCAAGAAACTCTGCATAAAGTAGCAGGGGTCCTACAGAATTTTATAATTTGGCCTTCTGATACCAAAAGCCTGAAACTGAGCTTGCCAATAGCATttcgaagaaatttttttaatgtccaaagCATCATTGACTGTTTTGAAATTCCAATAGAAAAACCAAGCAATGCAGTCAACCAAAGTTTGACTTGGTCAGAATACTACAAATCTAACACGTTAAAGTATTTGGTATCGTGCACTCCTGATGGAACTGTGAACTTTATTTCCCAGGGTTATGGTGGACGTACCACAGATGCAGCTATTGTGGAAGACAGTGGATATTTACAAATGTTGTTTCCACAGTTAGATGTAATGGCGGATCGtggctttaaaaatatttcccacttATTGCAACAAAGGCAGTGTAATCTCATACGTCCCCCATCTGTCTCCCAAAATGAAGCCATGTCTGCCGAAGAAGTgcaattaacaaaacaaattgcAGCAGTCCGCATTCATGTGGAAAGAGTGATTAGTAGGCTAAGAATTTTTGCAATCCTATCAAAGCATACTTGTGTTGACAATCACTTGCTGCAgttatttgataaaattttaattgtagtTTGTGGGTTAATCAATTTTCAGAACAagttaatcaaaatataa